The Amycolatopsis camponoti genome segment GTCATCGTGTCGCGGGCACTGCCGGACGTGCGGGACGGCCTCAAGCCGGTCGCCCGCCGGATCCTGTACTCGATGTTCGACTCCGGGTTCCGGCCGGACCGCGGGTACAACAAGTGCTCCCGCGTCGTCGGCGACGTCATGGGCAACTACCACCCGCACGGCGACTCGGCGATCTACGACGCGCTCGTCCGGCTCGCCCAGCCGTGGTCGCTGCGGTACCCGCTGATCGACGGCCAGGGCAACTTCGGCTCCTCGGGCAACGACCCCGCGGCCGCCATGCGGTACACGGAGTCCCGCCTCGCGCCGCTGGCCATGCAGATGCTGGCCGACATCGAAGAAGACACCGTCGACTTCTCCGACAACTACGACGGCCGCACGCAGGAGCCCGACGTCCTGCCGTCGCGGTTCCCGAACCTGCTGGTCAACGGCGGTTCCGGGATCGCGGTCGGGATGGCGACCAACATCCCGCCGCACAACCTGCGCGAGGTTTCCGAAGGCGTCGTCTGGGCGCTGGAGAACCCGGAGGCGACCGACGACGAGCTGCTGGCCGCGCTGCTGGTGCGGGTCAAGGGCCCGGACTTCCCGACCAGGGCGATGATCCTCGGCACGTCCGGCATCGAGGACGCCTACCGCACCGGCCGCGGCTCGATCCGGATGCGCGCGGTCGTCGAGGTCGAAGAGGACGCGAAGGGCCGCACGATCCTGGTCGTGTCCGAGCTGCCGTACCAGGTCAACCCGGACAACCTGGTCGAGAACATCGCGAACCTGGTCCGCGACGGCAAGCTCACCGGCATCGCCGACATCGCCGACGAGTCCAACAGCCGTTCGGGCATGCGGATCGTCGTCACGATCAAGCGCGACGCCGTCGCGAAGGTCGTGCTGAACAACCTCTACAAGCACACCCAGCTGCAGCAGAACTTCGGCGTCAACATGCTGGCCCTGGTCGACGGCGTGCCGCGCACGCTGCGGCTCGACCAGATCATCCGGCACTACGTGAAGCACCAGGTCGAGGTCATCGTCCGGCGGACGAAGTTCCGCCTGAAGAAGGCCGAAGAGCGGGCCCACATCCTGCGTGGGTACGTCAAGGCGCTCGACGCGCTCGACGAGGTCATCGCGCTGATCCGGCGGTCGCCGTCCGCCGACGAAGCCCGGCCGGCCCTGATGGAGCTGCTGGACGTCGACGAGATCCAGGCCACCGCGATCCTCGACATGCAGCTGCGGCGCCTCGCCGCTCTGGAGCGCCAGCGGATCATCGACCAGCTGGCCGAGATCGAGCTGGAGATCGCCGACCTCAAGGACATCCTCGAGAAGCCCGAGCGGCAGCGCGCGATCATCCGCGACGAGCTGATGGCGATCGTCGAGAAGTACGGCGACGACCGGCGCACGAAGATCATCGGCTTCAGCGGCGACGTCACCGACGAAGAGCTCATCGCCGTCGAGGACGTCGTCGTCACCATCACCCGCACGGGGTACGCCAAGCGAACGAAAACCGACCTGTACCGCTCGCAGAAGCGCGGCGGCAAGGGCGTGCAGGGCGCGACGCTGAAGCAGGACGACATCGTCCAGCACTTCTTCGTCTGCTCGACGCACGACTGGATGCTGTTCTTCACGAACAAGGGCCGCGTCTACCGGACCAAGGCGTACGAGCTGCCCGAGGCCAACCGCAACGCGCGCGGCCAGCACGTGGCGAACCTCATGGCGTTCCAGCCGGACGAGCAGATCGCCCAGGTCATCCAGATCAAGAACTACGAGGCCGCGCCGTACCTGGTGCTCGCCACCAAGCGCGGCCTGGTGAAGAAGACCAAGCTCACCGACTTCGACTCGAACCGCTCCGGCGGCCTCATCGCCATCAACCTGCGCGACGGCGACGAGCTGGTCGGTGCGGTGCTGGCGTCGGCCGAGGACGACCTGCTGCTGGTGTCCGCCGCCGGCCAGTCGATCCGCTTCCACGCGACCGACGAGGCGCTGCGGCCGATGGGCCGTCCGACGTCCGGCGTGCTCGGCATGCGGTTCAACGACGGTGACGAGCTGCTCGGCATCAGCGTGGTCAAGGAGGACAAGTTCCTGCTGGTCGCGACGGACGGCGGGTACTCCAAGCGGACGCCGATCGAGGACTACCCGGTCCAGGGCCGCGGCGGCAAGGGTGTGCTCACCATCCAGCACGACAGCAAACGTGGCAGGCTGGTGGGTGCGCTCATCGTCGACGCCGAGGACGAGCTGTACGCGATCACCTCGAGCGGCGGCGTGATCCGCACGCCGGCGGGCGACGTGCGCAAGGCAGGGCGGCAGACGAA includes the following:
- the gyrA gene encoding DNA gyrase subunit A → MTETLPPAPEHDRIEPVDIQQEMQRSYIDYAMSVIVSRALPDVRDGLKPVARRILYSMFDSGFRPDRGYNKCSRVVGDVMGNYHPHGDSAIYDALVRLAQPWSLRYPLIDGQGNFGSSGNDPAAAMRYTESRLAPLAMQMLADIEEDTVDFSDNYDGRTQEPDVLPSRFPNLLVNGGSGIAVGMATNIPPHNLREVSEGVVWALENPEATDDELLAALLVRVKGPDFPTRAMILGTSGIEDAYRTGRGSIRMRAVVEVEEDAKGRTILVVSELPYQVNPDNLVENIANLVRDGKLTGIADIADESNSRSGMRIVVTIKRDAVAKVVLNNLYKHTQLQQNFGVNMLALVDGVPRTLRLDQIIRHYVKHQVEVIVRRTKFRLKKAEERAHILRGYVKALDALDEVIALIRRSPSADEARPALMELLDVDEIQATAILDMQLRRLAALERQRIIDQLAEIELEIADLKDILEKPERQRAIIRDELMAIVEKYGDDRRTKIIGFSGDVTDEELIAVEDVVVTITRTGYAKRTKTDLYRSQKRGGKGVQGATLKQDDIVQHFFVCSTHDWMLFFTNKGRVYRTKAYELPEANRNARGQHVANLMAFQPDEQIAQVIQIKNYEAAPYLVLATKRGLVKKTKLTDFDSNRSGGLIAINLRDGDELVGAVLASAEDDLLLVSAAGQSIRFHATDEALRPMGRPTSGVLGMRFNDGDELLGISVVKEDKFLLVATDGGYSKRTPIEDYPVQGRGGKGVLTIQHDSKRGRLVGALIVDAEDELYAITSSGGVIRTPAGDVRKAGRQTKGVRLMNLGEGTTLLAVARNADEPSDVANGDTPEDAPAPEAPDAGEETTATPEQ